One Candidatus Profftella armatura genomic region harbors:
- the rsmH gene encoding 16S rRNA (cytosine(1402)-N(4))-methyltransferase RsmH → MIQKIKNQQHKTVFLNEAINWLNIENERINGIYIDATFGQGGHSCKILERLGKKGRLIAIDKDTESVSLGNKITDSRFSIIHNCFTELDIILKKYNIKKIDGILFDLGISSNQINNELRGFSFLLDGPLDMRMDITRGISASKWLANATEFNIKKVIQDYGEERFAKKIAKEIVHYRSITPITRTKQLVEIILKSIRGNKRYKNPATRTFQAIRIYINQELKNLSIALKIGFKKLNIKGRIVVISFHSLEDRIVKNFINFNTKIPHIDRRLPIYNYLFEPKMKFLARCKPSNIDIKKNFSSRSAIMRVFEKIS, encoded by the coding sequence ATGATACAAAAAATAAAAAACCAACAACACAAAACAGTTTTTTTAAATGAAGCGATAAATTGGTTAAATATTGAAAATGAACGTATCAATGGAATTTACATAGATGCAACATTTGGACAAGGGGGGCATTCTTGTAAAATTCTTGAGCGATTAGGAAAAAAAGGACGTTTAATTGCTATTGATAAAGATACAGAATCAGTTTCTTTAGGAAATAAAATTACTGATTCTCGTTTTTCAATTATACATAATTGTTTTACTGAATTAGATATAATTTTAAAAAAATATAATATTAAAAAAATAGATGGAATATTATTTGATTTAGGTATTTCATCTAATCAAATTAATAATGAATTACGCGGATTTAGTTTCTTATTAGATGGACCATTAGATATGAGAATGGATATTACGAGGGGTATATCGGCCTCAAAATGGTTAGCTAACGCAACAGAATTTAATATTAAAAAAGTAATACAAGATTATGGAGAAGAACGATTTGCTAAAAAAATTGCAAAAGAAATTGTTCATTATCGATCTATTACTCCTATTACAAGAACAAAACAATTAGTTGAAATTATATTAAAATCTATTAGAGGAAATAAAAGATACAAAAATCCAGCGACCAGAACATTTCAGGCTATACGAATTTATATTAATCAAGAACTGAAAAATCTTTCAATAGCATTAAAAATAGGGTTTAAAAAATTAAATATAAAAGGAAGAATTGTAGTAATTAGTTTTCATTCTTTAGAGGATAGAATTGTTAAAAATTTTATAAATTTTAATACTAAAATTCCTCATATAGATCGTCGTTTACCTATCTATAATTATTTATTTGAACCAAAAATGAAATTTTTGGCGCGCTGCAAACCAAGTAATATTGATATTAAAAAAAATTTTAGTTCTCGATCTGCGATTATGAGAGTTTTTGAAAAAATATCCTAA
- a CDS encoding methyltransferase domain-containing protein, with amino-acid sequence MYKLFKQLKICSKSLFLRREIALRMHEKLNLIKLNPKNILDAGCGEGFDIFLLKKRFVDSNIIGLDQCIQMLKLSKKNIINNLMFKKLLYHSFFNIYLVSGNFLKLPFYSNIFNVIWCNLSIFWNLQLKKIFYEWFRVTKNNGLIIFSCFGLNTLKELNSILLKEKLKYNISPLLPLVDIYNLGNILIDIGFIDLVIDIEKIVVTYTSPQKMLIDIQSLGGDLFKIYNKNFFSKNFYHKIIKKLLIKYLNLNKKISLTYEVIFIHAFKPKKIKKIFL; translated from the coding sequence ATGTATAAATTATTTAAGCAATTAAAAATATGTTCTAAATCATTATTTTTAAGACGTGAAATTGCATTAAGAATGCACGAAAAATTAAATTTAATCAAATTAAACCCAAAAAATATTTTGGATGCTGGTTGTGGAGAGGGATTTGATATTTTTTTACTAAAAAAACGTTTTGTAGATTCTAATATCATAGGATTAGATCAATGTATACAAATGTTAAAATTATCTAAAAAAAATATTATTAATAACTTAATGTTTAAAAAATTACTATATCATTCATTTTTTAATATTTATTTAGTTTCCGGAAATTTTTTAAAATTACCATTTTATTCTAACATTTTTAATGTTATTTGGTGCAATTTATCTATATTCTGGAATCTTCAATTAAAAAAAATTTTTTATGAATGGTTTCGGGTAACAAAAAATAATGGTTTAATTATATTTTCTTGTTTTGGTTTAAATACATTAAAAGAGTTAAATTCTATTCTTTTAAAAGAAAAATTAAAATATAATATATCACCATTATTACCATTAGTAGATATATATAATTTAGGAAATATTCTTATAGACATAGGTTTTATAGACCTTGTTATTGATATAGAAAAAATTGTAGTTACTTATACTTCTCCTCAAAAAATGTTAATAGATATTCAATCATTAGGGGGGGATTTGTTTAAAATATATAATAAAAACTTTTTTTCAAAAAATTTTTATCATAAAATTATTAAAAAATTATTAATAAAATATTTAAATTTAAATAAAAAAATTTCATTAACATACGAAGTAATATTTATTCATGCTTTTAAACCAAAAAAAATAAAAAAAATATTTTTATAA
- a CDS encoding HIT domain-containing protein, translated as MHFYKIVQNHISSISLYEDKEIKMIKDIYSVEPMHLLIIPKEHIEKLTNCNNKHIMLLVKIILLVSDMANKYGFGYKISSNGN; from the coding sequence TTGCATTTTTATAAAATAGTTCAAAATCATATTTCCTCTATTTCTTTATATGAAGATAAAGAAATAAAAATGATTAAAGATATTTATTCAGTAGAACCAATGCATTTATTAATTATCCCAAAAGAACATATAGAAAAATTAACGAATTGTAATAATAAACATATTATGTTACTTGTGAAAATAATTCTTTTAGTTTCAGATATGGCAAATAAATATGGATTTGGGTATAAAATTTCTTCTAATGGGAATTAA
- a CDS encoding Nif3-like dinuclear metal center hexameric protein translates to MGGYKVIYNTGSNAWQEIYYLYFHVLSRFKMINRDILTKFLEKKLNIKKYEDYCPNGLQVEGRSNINVIVTGVTASLDLIKTAVDMNADAILVHHGYFWKGENSNIVGIKKKRLEQLIINKINLYAYHLPLDMHPKLGNNAQLAKILNFSCTRRFSKNNIGWIGKIINLKRYNFKKIITIKDLFHHITRKIGKKPIVIGDLNKKIYEIGWCTGAAQNLLTDAINEGVTAYISGEISESTVYISRESGVAYFAAGHHATERYGIKALGEYLEKKFKINHYFIDIDNII, encoded by the coding sequence GTGGGTGGTTATAAAGTTATTTACAATACTGGGTCGAATGCTTGGCAAGAGATATATTATTTATATTTTCATGTATTAAGTAGATTTAAAATGATAAATAGAGATATATTAACTAAATTTTTAGAAAAAAAATTAAATATTAAAAAATATGAAGATTATTGTCCAAATGGTTTACAAGTTGAAGGTAGATCAAATATAAATGTTATTGTTACTGGAGTAACAGCAAGCCTAGATTTAATCAAAACAGCAGTTGATATGAATGCAGATGCAATTTTAGTACATCATGGATATTTTTGGAAGGGAGAAAATTCTAACATTGTTGGTATAAAAAAAAAAAGATTAGAGCAATTAATAATAAATAAAATAAACTTATATGCTTATCATTTACCATTAGATATGCATCCTAAATTAGGAAATAATGCACAATTAGCAAAAATATTAAATTTTTCTTGTACAAGAAGATTTTCTAAAAATAATATAGGATGGATAGGAAAAATTATAAATTTAAAACGTTATAATTTTAAAAAAATTATAACTATAAAAGATTTATTTCATCATATTACAAGAAAAATAGGAAAAAAACCAATAGTTATTGGAGATTTAAATAAAAAAATATATGAAATTGGATGGTGCACTGGGGCGGCACAAAATTTATTAACAGATGCAATTAATGAAGGAGTTACTGCTTATATTAGCGGAGAAATTTCAGAATCAACTGTATATATTTCTCGTGAAAGTGGTGTGGCCTATTTTGCCGCTGGACACCACGCAACAGAAAGATATGGTATTAAAGCTTTGGGGGAATATTTAGAAAAAAAATTTAAAATAAATCATTATTTTATCGATATTGATAACATAATTTAG
- the hslU gene encoding ATP-dependent protease ATPase subunit HslU — protein MNMTPKEIVSELDKYVIGQNRAKRAVAIALRNRWRRQQITGPLQQEITPKNILMIGPTGVGKTEIARRLAKLSNAPFIKIEATKFTEVGYVGRDVDTIIRDLIDISIKQTREFEINKVRTRAEDAAEDRVIDILVPSKEKSNLDTDFNNENNNISTRQIFRKRLREGALDNKEIEIELNDTGPHMEIMSPPGMEEMTAQIKTMFSVIGNHRKKTRKIKIREAIKLLIDEEANKLLNEDEIQQKAINNVEQNGIIFLDEIDKITTRSSQNNNTDISRAGVQRDLLPLVEGTTVNTKYGIIKTDHILFIASGAFHLAKPSDLIPELQGRFPIRVELDSLSISDFTRIMTSTNVCLTKQYEALLATEGIKIEFVDDGIQRLAEIAYCINERTENIGARRLYTAMEKLLEEVSFNSNNISLLVDADYVNSRLGDLSINEDLSRYVL, from the coding sequence ATGAACATGACCCCGAAAGAAATTGTTTCTGAACTTGATAAATACGTAATTGGTCAAAATCGCGCGAAAAGAGCAGTAGCAATTGCATTACGTAATCGTTGGAGACGTCAACAAATTACTGGGCCATTGCAACAAGAAATTACGCCTAAAAATATTTTAATGATTGGTCCTACTGGAGTTGGGAAAACAGAAATTGCGCGTAGATTAGCAAAATTATCTAATGCACCATTTATTAAAATTGAAGCAACTAAATTTACTGAGGTTGGTTATGTGGGTCGTGATGTAGATACCATTATTCGTGATTTAATAGATATTAGTATTAAACAAACCAGAGAATTTGAAATAAATAAGGTTCGAACTCGTGCTGAAGATGCAGCAGAAGATCGTGTGATTGATATTTTAGTACCATCTAAAGAAAAATCTAATTTAGACACAGATTTTAATAATGAAAATAATAATATTTCTACACGACAAATTTTTCGAAAACGTTTACGAGAAGGCGCCTTAGATAATAAAGAAATTGAAATTGAGTTAAATGATACAGGACCTCACATGGAAATTATGTCTCCACCTGGGATGGAGGAAATGACCGCTCAAATAAAAACTATGTTTTCTGTAATAGGAAATCATAGAAAAAAAACTCGTAAAATAAAAATACGAGAAGCTATAAAACTTTTAATTGATGAAGAAGCTAATAAATTATTAAATGAAGACGAAATACAACAAAAAGCAATTAATAATGTTGAACAAAATGGAATAATTTTTTTAGATGAAATTGATAAAATAACAACTCGTTCTTCTCAAAACAATAATACTGATATTTCTAGAGCGGGCGTGCAACGTGATTTACTTCCATTAGTTGAAGGAACAACAGTAAACACTAAATATGGAATAATTAAAACAGATCATATTCTTTTTATTGCTTCTGGTGCATTTCATTTAGCAAAACCTTCTGATTTAATTCCTGAATTACAAGGACGATTTCCAATTAGAGTTGAATTAGATTCTTTATCCATATCAGATTTTACTCGTATTATGACATCAACAAACGTTTGTTTAACGAAACAATATGAAGCACTTTTAGCTACTGAAGGAATAAAAATTGAATTTGTTGACGATGGTATTCAAAGGCTCGCTGAAATTGCTTATTGTATTAATGAAAGGACTGAAAATATAGGTGCACGTCGATTATATACAGCTATGGAAAAATTATTAGAAGAAGTTTCATTTAATAGTAATAATATATCATTATTAGTTGATGCGGATTATGTTAATTCCCGATTAGGAGATTTATCTATAAATGAAGATTTGTCACGGTATGTATTATAA
- the hslV gene encoding ATP-dependent protease subunit HslV — translation MEKFQGTTILSVRRGNKVSLGGDGQVTFGNVIMKNSAKKVRKLYQNQVLAGIAGSTADAFTLLDFFEANLEKHQGNLMRASVELAKEWRNDRTLRRLEAMLLTANRETTLIITGNGDVLEPENGIGAIGSGGIFAQSAAKALQENTELMPDEIIKKSLVIAGNLCIYTNQSHIIEKLY, via the coding sequence ATGGAAAAATTTCAAGGTACTACCATTCTTTCTGTAAGACGGGGAAATAAAGTTTCTCTTGGAGGAGATGGGCAAGTAACATTCGGCAATGTTATTATGAAAAATTCCGCAAAAAAAGTAAGAAAATTATATCAAAATCAAGTTCTCGCTGGAATTGCCGGGAGTACTGCGGATGCTTTTACATTACTTGATTTTTTTGAGGCAAATTTAGAAAAACATCAAGGTAATCTAATGCGCGCTTCAGTTGAACTAGCTAAAGAATGGCGAAATGATCGCACTCTTCGTCGTTTAGAAGCTATGTTATTAACAGCAAATCGTGAAACTACGTTAATTATTACAGGTAATGGGGATGTATTAGAACCTGAAAATGGTATTGGAGCCATTGGTTCTGGGGGCATTTTTGCGCAATCAGCCGCAAAAGCACTTCAAGAAAATACTGAATTAATGCCAGATGAAATTATTAAAAAATCATTGGTAATTGCTGGTAATTTATGCATATATACTAATCAGTCACATATTATAGAAAAATTATATTAA
- the dksA gene encoding RNA polymerase-binding protein DksA — MLTEEQILNMSEKDYMNEEQLAFFKFRLKKLENDLLKNIVKTTEYLRETILVPDPADRATIEEENTLELRARDRERKLLIKIQQSIINIDKKEYGWCKDTGEPIGILRLLAKPMATLSLEAQQRHELKKKLYND; from the coding sequence ATATTGACAGAAGAGCAAATTTTAAATATGAGCGAAAAAGATTATATGAATGAAGAACAGCTTGCTTTTTTTAAATTTCGCTTAAAAAAACTTGAAAATGATTTACTTAAAAATATAGTAAAAACTACAGAATATTTACGTGAAACTATTTTAGTTCCTGATCCAGCGGATCGCGCAACTATTGAAGAAGAAAATACACTAGAATTACGTGCTCGTGATCGAGAAAGAAAATTATTAATAAAAATACAACAATCAATTATAAATATTGATAAAAAAGAATATGGTTGGTGTAAGGATACAGGAGAACCAATTGGTATACTCCGTTTATTAGCTAAACCTATGGCCACTTTATCATTAGAAGCTCAACAAAGGCATGAATTAAAAAAAAAGTTATATAATGATTAA
- the ligA gene encoding NAD-dependent DNA ligase LigA → MSFHVKKKINFSKLSFRVTELKKELHRHNIAYYLYDNPIISDNKYDQLLFELKKIEEKYPELLTKDSLTQHVGLVGGENSKYVHHTFKMMSLDNGFSDEDVIIFNKRITNELKLTKNIEYIAELKFDGIAVNLRYEYGYLKQASTRGDGNIGENITTNIHIIHKIPLVLNIKYPPELLEVRCEVLIYKKDFIKLNKYRYHLGLKKFTNPRNAAAGILRQLNPKINKNKILHFFAHGVGELRGMNMPSSHSELLNWYQKIGLSICGEYSVLSGVNKLIEFYKKINIKRFNLPYEIDGVVYKINCLSTQKKLGFTSRAPRFALAYKFLSKEALTKIKAINIQIGRTGIITPVALLKPVLIDGITITRATLHNESEIYRKNIQIGDTVVVHRSGNVIPKITSSILSLRPNDSKIFKIPNICPICNSKIIYIESNLIARCSGSWIECIAQRKAGLQHFSSRKAMNIIGLGKKMIEKLVNANIVVTAVDLYKINFKNLLRLDRVSNKLANNILLAIQKSKLTTFSRFIYALGIRHVGETTAKELANYFKNLECMFKATEEQLLNIPKIGSTTVKAFIKFINQPLHRLLISQLRDVGIYWLNNPNTKGNKNYLKEKIFVFTGSLYAFKRNEAIILIENLGGKVVNFISKNTNYLVKGQKPGKKLEKAIKLNIKILDEKNFVKIVKGFSTETKI, encoded by the coding sequence ATGAGTTTTCATGTTAAAAAAAAAATAAATTTTTCAAAATTATCTTTTCGTGTTACTGAATTAAAAAAAGAATTACATCGTCATAATATAGCATATTATTTATATGATAATCCAATTATATCTGATAATAAATATGATCAACTACTTTTTGAATTAAAAAAAATAGAAGAAAAATACCCAGAATTATTAACAAAAGATTCATTAACACAACATGTTGGATTAGTAGGTGGGGAGAATTCAAAATATGTACATCATACATTTAAAATGATGTCTTTGGATAACGGTTTTTCAGATGAAGATGTTATAATTTTTAATAAACGCATTACTAATGAATTAAAATTAACTAAAAATATTGAATATATAGCAGAACTTAAATTTGATGGTATTGCAGTTAATTTACGTTATGAATATGGTTATTTAAAACAAGCTTCTACACGAGGGGATGGTAATATTGGCGAAAATATAACAACTAATATTCATATCATACATAAAATTCCATTAGTATTAAATATAAAATATCCGCCAGAATTATTAGAAGTAAGATGTGAAGTATTAATTTATAAAAAAGATTTTATAAAATTAAATAAATATCGATATCATTTAGGTTTAAAAAAATTTACTAATCCTAGAAATGCAGCAGCTGGTATTTTACGTCAATTGAATCCAAAAATTAATAAAAATAAAATATTACATTTTTTTGCGCATGGAGTTGGGGAGTTAAGAGGAATGAATATGCCGTCTTCTCATTCTGAATTACTAAATTGGTATCAAAAAATTGGATTATCAATATGCGGTGAATATTCTGTATTATCAGGTGTTAATAAACTTATTGAATTTTATAAAAAAATAAACATTAAACGCTTTAATTTACCATATGAAATAGACGGAGTGGTTTATAAAATAAACTGTTTATCTACACAAAAAAAACTTGGATTTACATCACGAGCACCTCGTTTTGCATTAGCTTATAAATTCTTATCTAAAGAGGCTTTAACTAAAATTAAAGCAATAAATATTCAAATAGGAAGAACTGGAATTATTACGCCAGTAGCTTTACTTAAACCGGTATTAATTGACGGAATTACTATAACTCGAGCAACTTTACATAATGAATCAGAGATATATCGTAAAAATATTCAAATTGGTGATACTGTTGTTGTGCACCGATCTGGTAATGTTATACCTAAAATTACATCATCTATTTTAAGTCTTCGTCCTAATGATTCTAAAATATTCAAAATACCAAATATTTGCCCGATATGTAATTCAAAAATTATTTATATAGAATCTAATTTAATTGCAAGATGTAGTGGTAGTTGGATTGAATGTATTGCTCAACGCAAAGCTGGATTACAACATTTTTCATCTAGAAAAGCAATGAATATTATTGGTTTAGGAAAAAAAATGATTGAAAAATTAGTTAACGCTAATATTGTTGTTACGGCTGTAGATTTATATAAGATTAATTTTAAAAATCTGTTAAGATTAGATCGTGTATCCAATAAATTAGCAAATAATATTTTATTAGCAATACAAAAATCAAAATTAACCACATTTTCTCGGTTTATTTATGCATTAGGAATTCGTCACGTGGGAGAAACTACAGCAAAAGAATTGGCTAATTATTTTAAGAATTTAGAATGTATGTTTAAAGCTACTGAAGAACAATTATTAAATATTCCGAAAATTGGATCAACTACAGTGAAAGCATTTATTAAATTTATAAATCAACCATTACATCGTTTATTAATTTCTCAATTACGTGATGTCGGTATATATTGGTTAAACAATCCTAATACTAAAGGTAATAAAAATTATTTAAAAGAAAAAATTTTTGTTTTTACTGGATCTTTGTATGCGTTTAAACGTAATGAAGCTATAATATTGATAGAAAATTTAGGGGGGAAAGTTGTTAATTTTATATCAAAAAATACAAATTACCTTGTAAAAGGTCAAAAACCTGGAAAAAAACTTGAAAAAGCTATAAAACTTAATATTAAGATATTAGATGAGAAAAATTTTGTAAAAATAGTTAAAGGATTTTCTACAGAAACCAAAATATAA
- the grxD gene encoding Grx4 family monothiol glutaredoxin, which produces MRKIQKLIKKIITTNRVTLFMKGTEKSPQCGFSEHAIHLLKINKFNDFVIINVLENLEIREGIKKYSNWPTIPQLYINEKFIGGSDIMNEMHISGELKKLLFLN; this is translated from the coding sequence ATGAGAAAAATACAAAAATTAATAAAAAAAATAATCACAACCAACAGAGTTACATTATTTATGAAGGGAACTGAAAAATCTCCTCAATGCGGTTTTTCTGAACATGCAATTCACTTATTAAAAATAAATAAATTTAATGATTTTGTTATTATTAATGTATTAGAAAATTTAGAAATACGCGAAGGAATTAAAAAATATTCTAATTGGCCAACTATACCCCAATTATATATTAATGAAAAATTTATTGGGGGGTCTGATATTATGAATGAAATGCATATATCTGGAGAATTAAAAAAATTATTATTTTTAAATTAA
- the ppa gene encoding inorganic diphosphatase, which translates to MNLNNILPGKNLPNNFNVIIEISANSDPVKYEIDKNTGMILVDRFLSTSMCYPCNYGYIPKTLVEDGDPIDVLVLTPFPLIPGCIISCRAIGLLKMIDTGSVDIKILSVPINEVCPIYSNIKSFKDIPNLILEQIKHFFEHYKDLEKNKFIKIEKWEDSKIAKEKILFSALEYKNKFLN; encoded by the coding sequence ATGAATTTAAATAATATTTTACCTGGAAAGAATTTACCAAATAATTTTAATGTTATTATTGAAATATCAGCCAATAGCGATCCAGTGAAGTATGAAATAGATAAAAATACTGGAATGATACTTGTTGATCGTTTTCTTAGCACTTCAATGTGTTATCCATGTAATTATGGGTATATTCCAAAAACATTAGTCGAAGACGGAGATCCAATAGATGTTTTAGTATTAACCCCATTTCCTTTAATTCCTGGTTGTATAATATCATGTCGCGCAATAGGTTTACTAAAAATGATTGACACGGGAAGTGTAGATATAAAAATTTTATCGGTTCCTATTAATGAGGTATGTCCTATATATTCAAATATAAAATCATTCAAAGATATTCCTAATCTTATTTTAGAACAAATAAAACATTTTTTTGAGCATTATAAGGATTTAGAAAAAAATAAATTTATTAAGATAGAAAAATGGGAGGATAGTAAAATTGCTAAAGAAAAAATTTTATTTAGTGCATTAGAATATAAAAATAAATTTTTAAATTAA
- the hemC gene encoding hydroxymethylbilane synthase has protein sequence MKTSFLSKLIIASRKSRLAIWQAEYVRKKIIELYPWCKVEILGITTKGDKIFEKVPLKINEKGLFTKELEMAIIKGKADLAVHSLKDIPMNLPSGFILCAILKREDPRDAFISNDYISLSTLPKNAVVGTNSLRRKVLIKSFFPSLIIKSLRGNIDTRLNKLDKGEYAAIILAAAGLKRLNLQKRIRMLFSPNQILPAPGQGAIAIEILDNRKELMEMLIPLNHYFSEQTVKAERAVSRNFNGSCKISLAAFAMVNNFNESEINLRAIITNPNGLKIITAEVNGPIDTPETVGLYAAELLKKKGAIEIIKSYEKK, from the coding sequence TTGAAAACTTCTTTTCTTTCTAAGTTAATTATTGCCTCTCGAAAAAGTAGATTAGCTATATGGCAAGCAGAATATGTTCGAAAAAAAATCATTGAATTATATCCATGGTGTAAAGTAGAAATACTTGGTATAACAACAAAAGGTGATAAAATTTTTGAAAAAGTTCCATTAAAAATAAATGAAAAGGGATTATTTACTAAAGAATTAGAGATGGCAATAATTAAGGGTAAAGCTGATTTAGCGGTACATTCATTAAAAGATATACCTATGAATTTGCCAAGTGGTTTTATACTTTGCGCTATTTTAAAAAGAGAAGATCCACGTGATGCGTTTATATCAAATGATTATATTTCTTTATCTACTTTACCTAAAAATGCAGTAGTTGGAACTAATAGTTTACGTAGAAAGGTTTTAATAAAATCATTTTTTCCTTCACTAATAATTAAATCATTACGAGGTAATATCGACACTCGACTTAATAAATTAGATAAAGGTGAATATGCAGCTATTATTTTAGCAGCAGCCGGTCTTAAAAGATTAAATTTACAAAAAAGAATACGTATGTTATTTAGTCCGAATCAAATTTTACCGGCTCCTGGACAAGGTGCTATAGCAATTGAAATTTTAGATAATCGTAAAGAATTAATGGAAATGTTAATACCATTAAATCACTATTTTAGTGAGCAAACCGTGAAAGCTGAGCGTGCTGTATCTCGTAATTTTAATGGAAGTTGTAAAATTTCGTTAGCAGCATTTGCTATGGTAAATAATTTCAATGAATCTGAAATCAATTTAAGAGCCATAATAACTAATCCTAATGGATTAAAAATAATAACAGCAGAAGTTAATGGTCCTATTGACACACCAGAAACTGTAGGACTGTATGCAGCAGAATTATTAAAAAAAAAAGGTGCAATAGAAATTATAAAATCATACGAAAAAAAATAA
- the rpoZ gene encoding DNA-directed RNA polymerase subunit omega has product MERVTIEDGLKKINNRFKLTLCAVYRARQLLKGHTKKIIGCDNDKVTVIALREISHGKIGVEMLKKVPY; this is encoded by the coding sequence ATGGAACGTGTTACCATTGAAGATGGACTTAAGAAAATTAATAATCGTTTTAAATTAACACTTTGTGCGGTTTATCGTGCGCGTCAATTATTAAAAGGACATACTAAAAAAATAATTGGTTGTGATAATGATAAAGTTACCGTTATAGCATTACGTGAAATTTCACATGGAAAAATTGGTGTAGAAATGTTAAAAAAAGTTCCATACTAA
- the gmk gene encoding guanylate kinase: MLNPIRSFKSFGNIFIISAPSGAGKSTLVNELLKKDHKIKLSISTTTRPMRPGEKNGREYYFTNIDNFKKLQKSGKFLEWAEVHGNFYGTSFFPIVREIKSNVDILLEIDFQGAKQIKKKFPNAIGIFILPPSLDSLKERLYKRGQDKYDVISRRILSANKEISYANKFDYIIINNKFSKALLQLKAIINANRCKFSYQAKNNISLFKKFNIL; this comes from the coding sequence ATGTTAAACCCTATTAGGTCATTTAAATCGTTTGGAAATATATTCATTATATCCGCTCCTTCTGGAGCAGGAAAATCAACATTAGTTAATGAATTATTAAAGAAAGATCATAAAATTAAATTATCTATATCAACTACAACTCGACCAATGCGTCCAGGAGAAAAAAATGGTCGTGAATATTATTTCACTAATATTGATAATTTTAAAAAACTTCAAAAATCTGGAAAATTTTTAGAATGGGCGGAGGTACACGGAAATTTTTATGGAACATCTTTTTTTCCTATAGTCAGAGAAATTAAATCTAATGTAGATATATTATTAGAAATTGATTTTCAAGGAGCAAAACAAATAAAAAAAAAATTTCCTAATGCTATTGGAATTTTTATTCTTCCACCATCTTTAGATTCATTAAAAGAACGTTTATATAAAAGAGGTCAAGATAAATATGATGTTATTTCTCGTCGTATTTTATCGGCAAATAAAGAAATTTCTTATGCTAATAAATTTGATTATATTATTATCAATAATAAATTTTCAAAAGCCTTGTTACAATTAAAAGCAATTATTAATGCAAATCGCTGTAAATTTTCATATCAAGCAAAAAATAATATTTCTTTATTTAAAAAATTTAATATTTTATAA